One segment of Struthio camelus isolate bStrCam1 chromosome 25, bStrCam1.hap1, whole genome shotgun sequence DNA contains the following:
- the FZD2 gene encoding frizzled-2, translating into MRPSGILHRLAWLLLGLSVLGLSQGQLHGEKGISIPDHGFCQPISIPLCTDIAYNQTIMPNLLGHTNQEDAGLEVHQFYPLVKVQCSLELKFFLCSMYAPVCTVLEQAIPPCRSICERARQGCEALMNKFGFQWPERLRCENFPRHGAEQICVGQNHSEDGGSPALLTSATPLAGQGTPGAPRYATLDHPFHCPRALKVPSYLNYKFLGEKDCAAPCEPTRPDGHMFFNEDEIRFARIWILIWSVLCCASTFFTVTTYLVDMQRFRYPERPIIFLSGCYTMVSVAYIAGFVLEERVVCNERFQEDGYRTVVQGTKKEGCTILFMMLYFFSMASSIWWVILSLTWFLAAGMKWGHEAIEANSQYFHLAAWAVPAVKTITILAMGQIDGDLLSGVCFVGLNNIDPLRGFVLAPLFVYLFIGTSFLLAGFVSLFRIRTIMKHGGTKTEKLERLMVRIGVFSVLYTVPATIVIACYFYEQAFREHWERSWISQNCKSLAIPCPLQFTPRMTPDFTVYMIKYLMTLIVGITSGFWIWSGKTLHSWRKFYTRLTNSKQGETTV; encoded by the coding sequence ATGCGCCCCTCCGGCATCCTGCACCggctggcctggctgctgctgggactcagCGTGCTAGGGCTGAGCCAGGGCCAGCTGCATGGCGAGAAGGGCATCTCCATCCCGGACCACGGCTTCTGCCAGCCCATCTCCATCCCACTCTGCACCGACATCGCCTACAACCAGACTATCATGCCCAACCTACTGGGCCACACCAATCAGGAGGACGCAGGGCTGGAAGTGCACCAGTTCTACCCACTGGTCAAGGTGCAGTGCTCGCTGGAGCTCAAGTTCTTCCTCTGTTCCATGTACGCGCCGGTGTGCACAGTGCTGGAGCAGGCCATCCCACCATGCCGCTCCATCTGTGAGCGGGCCCGCCAGGGCTGTGAGGCCCTCATGAACAAATTTGGCTTCCAGTGGCCTGAGCGGCTTCGCTGCGAGAACTTCCCCCGGCACGGTGCTGAGCAGATCTGCGTGGGGCAGAACCACTCTGAGGATGGTGGCTCACCGGCACTGCTCACCAGCGCCACACCGCTGGCCGGCCAGGGCACCCCAGGCGCTCCCCGTTACGCCACCCTGGACCACCCCTTCCACTGCCCGCGGGCACTCAAGGTGCCCAGCTACCTCAACTACAAGTTCCTAGGCGAGAAGGACTGTGCAGCACCCTGCGAGCCCACCCGTCCTGACGGCCACATGTTCTTCAACGAGGATGAGATCCGTTTCGCCCGCATCTGGATCCTCATCTGGTCCGTGCTGTGTTGTGCCTCCACCTTCTTCACTGTCACCACCTACCTGGTGGACATGCAGCGCTTCCGCTACCCCGAGCGGCCCATCATCTTCCTCTCTGGGTGCTACACCATGGTGTCAGTGGCCTACATTGCTGGCTTTGTGCTAGAGGAGAGGGTGGTCTGTAACGAGCGCTTCCAGGAGGATGGGTACCGCACGGTGGTGCAGGGCACCAAGAAGGAGGGCTGCACCATCCTCTTCATGATGCTCTACTTCTTCAGCATGGCCAGCTCCATCTGGTGggtcatcctctccctcacctGGTTCCTGGCTGCTGGCATGAAGTGGGGTCACGAGGCCATCGAGGCCAACTCGCAGTACTTCCACCTGGCCGCCTGGGCTGTGCCAGCCGTCAAAACCATCACCATCCTGGCCATGGGGCAGATCGATGGGGACCTGCTAAGCGGTGTCTGCTTTGTGGGCCTTAACAACATCGACCCGCTGcggggctttgtgctggccccaCTCTTTGTCTACCTCTTCATCGGCACCTCCTTCCTGCTAGCTGGCTTCGTGTCCCTCTTCCGCATCCGCACCATCATGAAGCACGGTGGCACCAAGACAGAGAAGCTGGAGCGCCTCATGGTGCGCATCGGCGTCTTCAGTGTCCTCTACACCGTCCCTGCCACCATTGTCATCGCCTGCTACTTCTACGAGCAGGCTTTCCGCGAGCACTGGGAGCGCAGCTGGATCAGCCAGAACTGCAAGAGCCTGGCCATCCCCTGCCCACTGCAGTTCACGCCGCGTATGACCCCGGACTTCACTGTCTACATGATCAAGTATCTCATGACTCTCATCGTGGGCATCACGTCAGGGTTCTGGATATGGTCGGGCAAAACGCTGCACTCGTGGAGGAAGTTCTACACGCGGCTCACCAACAGCAAGCAGGGCGAGACAACGGTGTGA